In Streptomyces sp. NBC_00433, a single genomic region encodes these proteins:
- a CDS encoding phosphatase PAP2 family protein, translating to MTSQFDAGLYRWVTDLAQRAPQPLDDAVRFFSDYGLGVFAAMMLAVWWRARSADAARMAAALCVPLVVVAVFLVNDAVKSAVAEQRPCRTLHAVTVEACPPLGDYAFPSNHSAIAAAAAVALLSAARWTGLYALPLALLMALSRVWIGVHYPHDVLAALVLGGLVAWPLALASRRAAPVVVRLRATRLRALVSSAAAA from the coding sequence GTGACCTCGCAGTTCGACGCGGGCCTCTACCGCTGGGTCACCGATCTCGCCCAGCGCGCCCCGCAGCCCCTCGACGACGCCGTCCGCTTCTTCAGCGACTACGGGCTCGGCGTCTTCGCCGCCATGATGCTCGCGGTGTGGTGGCGGGCCCGGTCCGCGGACGCCGCCCGGATGGCGGCGGCGCTGTGCGTTCCGCTCGTCGTGGTCGCCGTTTTCCTCGTCAACGACGCCGTGAAGTCCGCCGTCGCCGAGCAGCGGCCCTGCCGGACGCTGCACGCGGTGACCGTCGAGGCGTGCCCGCCGCTCGGCGACTACGCCTTCCCGAGCAACCACTCCGCCATCGCCGCGGCCGCGGCGGTCGCGCTGCTGTCGGCCGCGCGGTGGACCGGGCTTTACGCCCTGCCCCTCGCGCTGCTGATGGCGCTCTCCCGGGTGTGGATCGGGGTGCACTACCCGCACGACGTGCTGGCCGCCCTGGTGCTGGGCGGCCTGGTCGCCTGGCCGCTGGCCCTCGCCTCGCGGCGGGCGGCACCGGTGGTGGTGCGCCTGCGCGCGACGAGGCTCAGGGCGCTGGTGAGCAGCGCCGCGGCGGCGTAG
- a CDS encoding DedA family protein has translation MPLPALDQAVNVLDATSLLSSFGAVGIAVVLFAETGLLIGFFLPGDSLLFTAGLLSVSGASDVVHLSLWQVLVASVAGALLGAQTGYAIGRRGGPALLARTRSRKIHQGTERAGELLERYGHAKAVVLARFVPVVRTVLNPLAGALGVSARTFTLWQVVGGTVWSVGLVLGGYGLGSSVPHVDTYLLPIVAVIVVVSLAPLGLEVLRGRRRGSAGDSPEGL, from the coding sequence ATGCCCCTGCCCGCCTTGGACCAGGCCGTGAACGTACTGGACGCGACCTCGCTGCTGTCCTCCTTCGGAGCCGTCGGCATCGCCGTCGTCCTGTTCGCCGAAACCGGTCTGCTCATCGGCTTCTTCCTGCCCGGCGACTCCCTCCTGTTCACCGCGGGCCTGCTCAGCGTGTCCGGCGCGTCCGACGTGGTGCACCTCTCGCTGTGGCAGGTGCTCGTCGCCTCGGTCGCGGGCGCGCTGCTCGGGGCGCAGACCGGTTACGCCATCGGGCGGCGCGGCGGCCCCGCCCTGCTGGCCAGGACCAGGAGCCGGAAGATCCACCAGGGCACGGAACGCGCCGGTGAGCTGCTGGAAAGGTACGGCCACGCCAAGGCCGTCGTCCTGGCCCGCTTCGTCCCGGTGGTCCGCACCGTGCTGAACCCGCTGGCCGGCGCGCTCGGCGTCTCGGCGCGCACCTTCACCCTCTGGCAGGTCGTCGGCGGCACCGTGTGGAGCGTCGGGCTCGTCCTGGGCGGCTACGGCCTCGGCTCGTCCGTCCCGCACGTCGACACGTACCTGCTGCCGATCGTCGCCGTCATCGTCGTGGTCTCGCTGGCCCCGCTCGGCCTGGAAGTCCTGCGCGGCCGCCGCCGCGGTTCGGCCGGCGACTCCCCGGAGGGCCTGTGA
- a CDS encoding M56 family metallopeptidase, with protein sequence MNYAVWVPLLLPLLAVPAAKRLAEALSPRAAAWLLAGSAVALAACSTAALALLAGAGALRLPPVAALGHLVLPVVGDQVTVPAACVAAALLAAVGVALLRTSRQRVVLAARARRVAAASGAAAGDLTVLDDDGPDAYALPGRPGRIVVTTGMLRALDPAEREVLLAHERAHLTGRHHHFLTALALSCAAHPALRILRGPLSYALERCADEAAATAIGDRRVAARAIGRAALATRPTAPRPLAALSASTGPVPRRVAALLTRPHPSRTPRTVAAALACCLALSAGCALEAAHDLHGSIEVAQAE encoded by the coding sequence GTGAACTACGCCGTGTGGGTCCCCCTGCTGCTCCCCCTCCTGGCCGTGCCCGCCGCGAAGCGCCTGGCCGAGGCGCTGTCGCCGCGCGCCGCGGCCTGGCTGCTGGCCGGCTCCGCGGTGGCGCTGGCCGCGTGCAGTACGGCCGCGCTGGCGCTGCTCGCCGGGGCCGGGGCGCTGCGGCTGCCGCCGGTGGCCGCGCTCGGCCACCTCGTCCTGCCGGTCGTCGGCGACCAGGTCACCGTGCCGGCCGCGTGCGTCGCCGCGGCGCTGCTGGCCGCGGTCGGCGTCGCCCTGCTGCGTACGTCACGCCAGCGCGTCGTGCTCGCCGCCCGCGCCCGCCGCGTCGCCGCCGCCTCCGGTGCGGCGGCCGGCGACCTCACCGTCCTGGACGACGACGGGCCCGACGCGTACGCCCTCCCCGGGCGGCCAGGTCGGATCGTCGTCACCACCGGGATGCTCAGGGCGCTCGACCCGGCGGAACGGGAGGTGCTGCTCGCGCACGAACGCGCCCACCTCACCGGCCGCCACCACCACTTCCTCACCGCCCTCGCCCTGTCCTGCGCCGCCCACCCGGCCCTGCGGATACTGCGCGGCCCGCTCTCCTACGCCCTCGAACGCTGCGCCGACGAGGCCGCCGCCACCGCGATCGGCGACCGCCGCGTCGCCGCCCGCGCGATCGGGCGGGCAGCGCTGGCCACCCGCCCGACGGCGCCCCGCCCCCTCGCGGCCCTGTCCGCGAGCACCGGCCCCGTCCCCCGCCGCGTCGCCGCCCTCCTCACCCGCCCCCACCCCTCCCGCACCCCCCGCACCGTCGCCGCCGCCCTCGCCTGCTGCCTCGCCCTCTCCGCAGGCTGCGCCCTGGAGGCCGCCCACGACCTCCACGGCTCGATCGAGGTGGCCCAGGCCGAATAG
- a CDS encoding YciI family protein, with protein MAKYLLLKHYRGAPSAVNDIPMDQWTQEEITAHLAYMNDFAARLEKTGEYVDGQALSPEGTFVRYDGEGRPPVTDGPFAESKDLIAGWMVIDVDTYERAVELAGELSAAPGAGGRPIHEWLELRPFLTASHSTTECPHR; from the coding sequence ATGGCCAAGTACCTGCTGCTGAAGCACTACCGGGGCGCCCCGTCCGCGGTCAACGACATCCCCATGGACCAGTGGACGCAGGAGGAGATCACCGCGCACCTCGCGTACATGAACGACTTCGCGGCCCGGCTGGAGAAGACCGGGGAGTACGTCGACGGGCAGGCGCTGAGCCCGGAGGGGACGTTCGTGCGGTACGACGGTGAGGGGCGGCCGCCGGTGACGGACGGGCCGTTCGCGGAGAGCAAGGACCTCATCGCCGGCTGGATGGTGATCGACGTCGACACGTACGAGCGTGCCGTCGAGCTGGCCGGGGAGCTGTCGGCGGCGCCCGGGGCGGGCGGGCGGCCGATCCACGAGTGGCTGGAGCTGCGCCCGTTCCTGACCGCCTCGCACAGCACCACGGAGTGCCCTCACCGGTGA
- a CDS encoding RNA polymerase subunit sigma-24, with the protein MNEVLLRSLTPSVLGILVRRGADFAAAEDAVQDALVEAVRVWPADMPRDPKGWLVTVAWRRFLDATRADTARRRREDRVEEEPPPGPAPSVDDTLQLYFLCAHPSLTPSSAVALTLRAVGGLTTRQIAQAYLVPEATMAQRISRAKRTVSGVRFDQPGDVATVLRVLYLVFNEGYSGDVDLAAESIRLTRRLSAAIDHPEVAGLLALMLLHHARHASRTAPDGSLVPLAEQDRGRWDTGMITEGVAILQSALARDRLGEYQAQAAVAALHADAPKAEETDWVQIVEWYDELVRLTDSPVVRLNRAVAVGEADGPPAGLSALASVPDSVPRRTAAAAYLHERAGDLPTAARLYAEAAYLAPSLPERTHLARQAARLNAREHA; encoded by the coding sequence GTGAACGAGGTCCTGCTCAGGAGCCTGACGCCGAGCGTGCTCGGCATCCTCGTCCGCCGCGGAGCCGATTTCGCGGCGGCCGAGGACGCCGTCCAGGACGCGCTGGTCGAGGCGGTACGGGTCTGGCCGGCCGACATGCCGCGGGACCCGAAGGGCTGGCTGGTCACCGTGGCCTGGCGGCGGTTCCTCGACGCGACGCGGGCGGACACCGCCCGCCGCCGGCGCGAGGACCGCGTCGAGGAGGAGCCGCCGCCGGGCCCCGCGCCCTCCGTGGACGACACGCTCCAGCTCTACTTCCTGTGCGCCCACCCCTCGCTGACACCGTCCTCGGCGGTCGCGCTCACGCTGCGCGCCGTCGGCGGGCTGACCACCCGCCAGATCGCCCAGGCGTACCTCGTGCCCGAGGCGACCATGGCGCAGCGCATCAGCCGCGCCAAGCGCACCGTCTCGGGGGTGCGGTTCGACCAGCCCGGCGACGTCGCGACCGTGCTGCGCGTCCTTTACCTGGTCTTCAACGAGGGCTATTCCGGCGACGTCGACCTCGCCGCCGAGTCGATCCGGCTGACCCGCCGGCTCTCCGCCGCGATCGACCACCCCGAGGTCGCGGGCCTGCTCGCGCTGATGCTGCTCCACCACGCCCGCCACGCCTCCCGCACCGCGCCGGACGGCAGCCTCGTACCGCTCGCCGAGCAGGACCGCGGCCGGTGGGACACCGGGATGATCACCGAGGGCGTGGCGATCCTGCAATCGGCCCTCGCCCGCGACCGGCTGGGCGAATACCAGGCGCAGGCCGCCGTCGCGGCGCTGCACGCGGACGCGCCCAAGGCCGAGGAGACCGACTGGGTGCAGATCGTGGAGTGGTACGACGAGCTGGTGCGCCTCACCGACAGCCCGGTGGTCCGCCTCAACCGCGCGGTGGCCGTCGGCGAGGCGGACGGCCCGCCCGCGGGCCTCTCGGCCCTCGCGTCCGTCCCGGACTCCGTCCCGCGCCGCACGGCGGCAGCCGCGTACCTCCACGAGCGGGCGGGCGATCTGCCGACGGCCGCCCGCCTCTACGCCGAGGCGGCTTACCTGGCCCCGAGCCTCCCGGAACGCACCCACCTGGCCCGTCAGGCGGCCCGCCTCAACGCGCGGGAGCACGCGTAA